One genomic segment of Chitinivibrionales bacterium includes these proteins:
- the ppsA gene encoding phosphoenolpyruvate synthase, whose protein sequence is MAKNSTFIRWFEEISSDDTATVGGKNASLGEMIRSLKAEGIRIPDGFASTAGAYKKFVQENEIDQKIRSLINDLKKGDKSLEKVGKSIRQLFLKSHFPDDISQEIRDSYNELSKRYKKKETDVAVRSSATAEDLPSASFAGQQETFLNISGEDDVLDACKKCFASLFTDRAISYRTEKGFDHMKVYLSVGIQKMVRSDHAGSGVMFSLDTDTGFPNAVVINGGLGLGENIVQGTINPDEYVVFKPLLDNNDFKPIVSMSLGNKAKKMIYSKGGSKATKNVETSEQERQAFVLNEDEIVQLAKWAAAIEKHYGKPMDMEWAKDGDSGDLFIVQARPETVQSQKQATSFKTYSLKEKGNKLAEGIAVGESIAAGKAQIISSPEQQDQFEDGAILVTGMTDPDWVPIMKKAAGIITDHGGRTSHAAIVSRELGMPAVVGTGNATEQIKDSSEVTISCAEGHQGNVYEGKLDFEARDIDTEKLPKPPIDILINIASPDAAFRWWRLPVKGIGLARMEFIINNAIKIHPMALTHFDAVEDKDDRRQIEDLTQRYEDKTQYFVDNLARGIARIAASQWPNQVIVRMSDFKTNEYANLIGGKSFEPGEANPMLGFRGASRYYNDRYREGFALECRAISKVRHTIGLENVKVMIPFCRTLEEADKVLEVMESEGLKRGEGGLEVYVMCEIPSNVILADKFAERFDGFSIGSNDLTQLTLGIDRDSDILKALFDERNDAVREMIAMVIKKAHKAKRKVGICGEAPSNYPDFAQFLVDNKIDTISLNPDSVIGVIERIGGKKAGGK, encoded by the coding sequence ATGGCGAAGAATTCAACGTTTATACGATGGTTTGAAGAAATCAGTTCAGATGATACCGCAACGGTGGGAGGCAAAAATGCTTCACTGGGCGAAATGATCAGGTCGCTCAAGGCTGAAGGGATCCGTATTCCCGACGGATTTGCCTCGACCGCTGGAGCCTATAAGAAATTTGTGCAGGAAAACGAGATCGACCAGAAAATACGCTCGCTGATCAACGATCTGAAAAAGGGCGATAAATCGCTCGAAAAAGTCGGCAAATCGATCCGTCAGCTCTTTCTCAAATCGCACTTTCCCGATGATATATCGCAGGAAATTCGCGATTCATATAATGAATTATCAAAACGTTATAAAAAGAAAGAGACGGATGTTGCTGTCCGGAGCAGCGCTACCGCAGAAGACCTTCCTTCGGCAAGCTTTGCAGGACAACAGGAGACTTTTCTGAATATATCAGGAGAGGATGATGTATTGGATGCATGCAAAAAATGCTTTGCCTCTCTTTTTACCGATCGGGCCATAAGCTATCGTACCGAAAAAGGCTTCGATCACATGAAAGTCTACCTGTCGGTGGGCATTCAGAAAATGGTCCGCTCCGACCATGCCGGTTCGGGAGTCATGTTTTCGCTTGATACCGACACCGGTTTCCCCAATGCAGTGGTGATCAATGGCGGTTTAGGCCTTGGAGAAAATATCGTCCAGGGTACTATCAATCCCGACGAATACGTTGTATTCAAACCATTGCTCGATAACAATGACTTCAAACCGATTGTCAGCATGTCGCTGGGTAACAAGGCCAAAAAGATGATTTACAGTAAAGGAGGATCCAAGGCCACAAAAAATGTCGAAACCTCGGAACAGGAACGACAGGCCTTTGTGCTCAATGAAGATGAAATCGTACAGCTTGCGAAATGGGCCGCGGCTATCGAGAAACATTATGGCAAGCCCATGGACATGGAATGGGCAAAAGACGGCGACAGCGGCGACCTGTTCATTGTTCAGGCCCGGCCCGAAACTGTCCAGTCCCAGAAACAGGCAACGTCCTTTAAAACGTACAGTCTCAAGGAAAAGGGGAATAAACTCGCCGAAGGCATTGCTGTGGGCGAAAGCATTGCCGCCGGCAAAGCCCAGATAATATCATCACCGGAACAGCAGGACCAGTTCGAAGACGGAGCAATACTGGTTACCGGCATGACCGATCCCGACTGGGTGCCGATCATGAAAAAGGCCGCAGGAATCATCACCGATCACGGCGGCCGGACCTCGCATGCGGCAATTGTCAGTCGCGAACTCGGCATGCCCGCCGTGGTGGGGACCGGGAATGCTACCGAACAAATCAAAGACTCTTCCGAGGTAACGATCTCCTGCGCTGAAGGACATCAGGGGAATGTGTACGAAGGCAAGCTTGATTTTGAAGCGCGGGATATCGATACCGAAAAATTGCCTAAACCACCGATTGATATATTGATAAATATCGCCAGTCCCGATGCGGCATTCCGATGGTGGCGCCTGCCCGTCAAAGGGATCGGCCTGGCTCGTATGGAATTCATTATCAATAACGCAATAAAAATCCACCCCATGGCGCTGACCCATTTTGATGCGGTGGAGGACAAAGACGACCGCAGGCAGATCGAAGATTTGACACAACGGTACGAGGATAAAACGCAGTACTTTGTCGATAATCTTGCGCGGGGTATCGCCCGTATCGCCGCATCGCAGTGGCCGAATCAGGTGATCGTACGAATGAGCGATTTCAAAACCAATGAATATGCCAATCTGATCGGCGGGAAATCGTTTGAGCCCGGCGAAGCAAATCCCATGCTCGGTTTTAGAGGCGCTTCACGGTATTACAATGATCGCTATCGTGAGGGCTTCGCTCTGGAATGCCGGGCAATCAGTAAAGTCAGACATACAATCGGACTAGAAAATGTCAAGGTTATGATTCCCTTCTGCCGCACCCTCGAGGAAGCCGATAAGGTGCTCGAGGTCATGGAAAGCGAGGGGCTGAAACGGGGAGAGGGGGGTCTGGAAGTCTATGTCATGTGTGAAATCCCGTCAAACGTGATTCTTGCCGATAAATTTGCCGAACGCTTTGATGGTTTTTCTATCGGTTCGAACGATCTCACCCAGCTTACTCTGGGAATCGACCGGGATTCCGATATCCTGAAAGCGCTTTTCGATGAACGTAACGACGCAGTCAGAGAGATGATCGCCATGGTAATAAAGAAAGCGCACAAGGCAAAACGTAAAGTGGGGATCTGCGGTGAAGCGCCAAGTAATTACCCCGATTTTGCGCAATTTCTTGTGGATAATAAAATCGATACGATCTCGCTCAATCCCGACAGTGTTATCGGGGTTATCGAGCGTATCGGCGGTAAAAAAGCAGGAGGGAAATAA
- the gap gene encoding type I glyceraldehyde-3-phosphate dehydrogenase, with amino-acid sequence MARLAINGLGRIGRAVLKIASDMPDMEVVAVNDLLPAENLAYLLKFDSVYGRFHKPVKAEGEHLKVGDTNIRMLNSKEPSELPWEDMKIDVALECTGHFTNKEGLEKHLKAGAKYAILSAPSKGDGMKFVVPGVNHAEKSDTMFSTASCTTNCITPVIEIMKRRFGVKKAIMSTIHAYTSTQQIVDGPSKKVRRGRAAATNLVPTSTGAAKATTKVITDLEGLFDGVAVRVPIPVGSISDIVCITVKSTSIDEINNAFREESETERYKDILGVSDENIVSSDIVQDPRGSIVDLTMTKVIDGDLVKIMSWYDNEWGYAAQMVRESNKVAKFLS; translated from the coding sequence ATGGCACGTCTCGCAATTAACGGATTAGGAAGAATCGGCCGTGCGGTTCTGAAAATTGCTTCAGATATGCCCGATATGGAAGTGGTTGCTGTCAACGATCTCCTTCCCGCCGAAAATCTGGCCTACCTTCTCAAATTCGACTCCGTATACGGCCGGTTCCATAAACCGGTAAAAGCCGAAGGCGAACATCTGAAGGTCGGCGATACCAATATCAGGATGCTGAACAGCAAAGAACCTTCAGAGCTCCCGTGGGAAGACATGAAAATCGATGTCGCACTCGAGTGCACCGGACACTTTACCAACAAGGAAGGCCTCGAAAAACATCTTAAGGCCGGCGCCAAATACGCCATCCTTTCGGCACCCTCCAAAGGTGACGGCATGAAATTCGTTGTTCCCGGTGTTAATCATGCTGAAAAATCGGATACCATGTTCTCGACCGCCAGTTGCACGACCAACTGCATCACCCCGGTAATCGAAATCATGAAACGGCGTTTTGGAGTGAAAAAAGCGATCATGTCGACCATTCATGCCTATACCTCGACGCAGCAGATTGTTGACGGCCCCTCCAAAAAGGTCCGACGGGGAAGAGCTGCTGCGACCAATCTAGTACCCACATCAACAGGCGCGGCCAAGGCGACCACCAAAGTCATAACCGATCTCGAAGGATTGTTCGACGGTGTTGCCGTCCGTGTCCCCATACCTGTCGGATCGATCTCCGACATTGTCTGTATTACCGTAAAATCAACAAGTATCGATGAAATAAACAATGCTTTCAGAGAAGAAAGTGAAACAGAACGGTATAAAGACATTCTCGGTGTTTCAGATGAGAACATCGTTTCTTCGGATATCGTTCAGGATCCCCGGGGATCGATTGTCGATCTTACCATGACGAAGGTAATCGACGGCGATCTGGTGAAAATCATGAGCTGGTACGATAATGAATGGGGCTATGCTGCACAGATGGTGCGTGAATCGAACAAGGTGGCAAAATTTCTCAGTTGA
- a CDS encoding DUF2254 domain-containing protein: MKAQISTLWYWLQNSFWFVPACMILAAIVTAIGSLYFDAVAGDYIQECLPWIYTGSQEGARQVMATIAGSIITVAGVVFSITIVALAQASSQFGPRVLRNFMHDKGNQLSLGIFVATFSFCIIVLRSIFGNFDPAVVPQISVLIGVVLGFVSIGFFVFFVHHVAEQLQVDNLIANLASEMKHAIAFEYPGDKRVKDDTQSDSGTDKYTEGTEIPSLRSGYIQEVDIGKLISYASKLDCCFYARLRPGDFSSPGKSLGTLLPKKKVNDRDIHIINSLYVRGSHRIPRMDPAYNINLIVEIAVRALSPAVNSPSTAMICIDWLGVLLGIIARRTPRQTGFADDRDEQRLVLPVIPFESFFNSAFGEIVHFAASQPRVIIHLIDTFLYVASQVRQREKYDIIQAYADRIQRATKKLSEPQSVDLIMEAHGRLMHAVGMH; this comes from the coding sequence ATGAAAGCACAAATATCTACTCTGTGGTACTGGCTGCAGAACAGTTTCTGGTTTGTTCCCGCGTGTATGATCCTGGCGGCAATAGTTACGGCAATAGGAAGTTTGTATTTCGATGCTGTTGCGGGGGATTATATACAAGAATGTTTGCCCTGGATTTATACCGGCAGTCAGGAGGGAGCGCGGCAGGTTATGGCAACGATTGCCGGATCGATTATCACCGTGGCAGGGGTGGTTTTTTCGATTACCATAGTCGCCCTTGCGCAGGCATCATCGCAATTCGGCCCCCGCGTTCTTCGTAATTTCATGCACGACAAGGGGAATCAGCTTTCACTGGGTATATTTGTTGCCACCTTCAGTTTCTGCATAATCGTGCTTCGAAGCATTTTCGGGAATTTCGATCCGGCCGTGGTTCCGCAGATCTCGGTACTAATCGGCGTGGTACTGGGATTTGTCAGCATAGGGTTTTTTGTTTTTTTCGTTCACCATGTAGCGGAACAGCTTCAGGTCGACAACCTTATTGCAAATCTCGCATCCGAAATGAAACATGCGATTGCTTTTGAATACCCCGGCGACAAGAGGGTGAAAGATGATACCCAATCGGACTCCGGTACCGACAAATATACAGAGGGGACCGAAATACCATCGCTTCGCTCGGGATATATACAGGAGGTTGATATCGGCAAGCTGATCAGCTATGCCTCGAAGCTTGATTGCTGCTTTTATGCCAGGCTCCGCCCGGGCGACTTTTCTTCACCGGGAAAATCCCTTGGCACTCTTTTACCCAAAAAGAAGGTAAACGATCGTGATATCCATATAATTAACAGCCTGTATGTTCGGGGGTCTCATCGAATACCCCGTATGGATCCAGCCTATAACATAAATCTTATTGTCGAAATTGCGGTCCGGGCACTCTCTCCCGCAGTAAATTCACCCTCTACGGCCATGATATGTATCGACTGGCTCGGGGTTCTCCTTGGCATAATAGCACGACGTACTCCCAGGCAGACAGGGTTCGCCGATGACCGGGACGAGCAAAGGCTGGTCCTTCCCGTTATACCATTTGAATCCTTTTTCAATAGTGCATTCGGTGAAATCGTCCACTTTGCAGCTTCACAACCACGGGTTATAATCCATCTGATCGATACCTTTCTCTATGTGGCCTCGCAAGTAAGACAGCGCGAAAAGTATGATATTATTCAGGCCTATGCCGACAGGATCCAACGGGCAACGAAAAAACTGAGCGAACCGCAGTCGGTAGATTTGATCATGGAAGCCCATGGCCGATTGATGCATGCAGTTGGAATGCATTAA
- a CDS encoding cation-binding protein — translation MQIRGPLMKEHRLIERMISVARNELARIRSIEQADPLFIDTIVDFLRTYADRTHHGKEEDILFKDLGSRSLTEKDNVMMNELIREHVFARQTTGALVDANNRYRTGDTTALPVMAEKIQILIDFYPQHIEKEDKIFFPAARTYLSDKEEQDMLFRFREFDRKMIHEKYAGIVDEQEKKPTINPAF, via the coding sequence ATGCAGATACGTGGCCCGCTTATGAAAGAACACCGGTTGATCGAGCGGATGATTTCTGTAGCTCGTAATGAACTTGCCAGGATACGTTCAATCGAACAGGCCGATCCCCTTTTTATCGACACGATCGTTGATTTTCTGCGCACCTACGCCGACAGAACACATCATGGTAAAGAAGAAGATATTCTGTTTAAGGATCTGGGTTCTCGCTCCCTTACCGAAAAGGACAATGTTATGATGAATGAGTTGATCCGGGAGCATGTATTTGCCCGCCAGACAACCGGAGCCCTGGTCGACGCAAACAATCGTTATCGCACTGGTGATACAACAGCTCTTCCGGTTATGGCGGAAAAAATTCAGATACTCATCGATTTCTATCCTCAACACATTGAGAAAGAAGACAAAATATTCTTTCCGGCAGCACGGACCTATCTTTCAGACAAGGAAGAGCAGGACATGCTTTTCCGATTCCGGGAATTCGACCGCAAAATGATTCACGAAAAGTATGCGGGAATTGTTGATGAACAGGAAAAAAAACCAACGATTAATCCCGCGTTTTAA
- a CDS encoding YegS/Rv2252/BmrU family lipid kinase, giving the protein MPWRVKKSKVMLIINPHSGQESPMPPMLKRITGMKSAQIPQRNHRTDITEYIVDALKKAGINPNVVKTKGPSDTTQKARQCAEQGYETVIAAGGDGTVNAVINGLANTKTAIGVIPLGTANVFAIQMGIPVDVHEACRNIASGKKNRIDLGLINDRYFGCTAGVGFDAFVIRQTRSRLKRSIGTLAYVSVGLSNLLKYPFQRIKFTVDDNSESRYAYIIIIGNGKYYGGELIVAPEADVQDGKLDVCIFRHRGIMHLLSYLWGLWRGTLWSYTDVDCIKCKSLSVFKRGHHPVHVDGEYYRRTPVRITAQPGALYVIGSKINQ; this is encoded by the coding sequence GTGCCGTGGAGAGTTAAAAAGTCAAAGGTTATGCTGATTATCAATCCACACTCGGGCCAGGAATCGCCGATGCCGCCGATGTTGAAAAGGATCACCGGTATGAAATCGGCCCAGATACCTCAGCGAAATCACCGTACCGATATTACCGAATATATTGTCGACGCGCTCAAAAAGGCAGGCATTAATCCTAATGTCGTGAAGACAAAAGGTCCATCCGATACCACTCAGAAAGCCAGGCAGTGTGCAGAGCAAGGGTATGAAACGGTGATTGCAGCAGGCGGTGATGGTACAGTCAATGCGGTAATTAACGGTCTGGCAAATACGAAAACCGCTATCGGTGTGATCCCCCTGGGTACCGCAAATGTCTTTGCAATACAAATGGGTATCCCGGTGGATGTGCATGAGGCATGCAGAAACATCGCTTCGGGCAAAAAAAACCGGATCGATCTGGGGCTGATTAACGATCGGTATTTCGGGTGTACGGCCGGGGTAGGATTCGATGCCTTTGTAATCCGGCAAACCCGATCACGGCTGAAACGGAGTATCGGAACACTCGCCTATGTTTCGGTCGGTTTAAGTAACCTTTTGAAATATCCTTTTCAGCGAATCAAATTTACGGTGGATGACAACTCCGAATCGCGATACGCTTACATTATTATCATAGGCAACGGAAAGTATTATGGAGGAGAACTGATTGTGGCTCCCGAAGCCGATGTGCAGGACGGGAAACTCGATGTCTGCATTTTCCGTCACCGGGGGATCATGCATCTTCTCTCATATCTCTGGGGTTTGTGGCGGGGTACCTTATGGAGCTATACCGATGTCGATTGTATTAAGTGTAAAAGCCTTTCGGTATTTAAAAGGGGGCACCACCCGGTCCATGTGGATGGTGAGTATTACCGCAGAACACCGGTGCGCATTACCGCTCAACCCGGAGCATTGTATGTTATCGGATCAAAGATAAATCAATAA
- a CDS encoding HAD-IB family hydrolase, translating into MVELKKAAIFDLDGTLIRNASAEVIFFRHLLFHGGLSPFNLIQMLAALWTARGNFHAMTRENKRYLRNKNTDKLETVAREYFEPRTDNLVFPVMHRVIEEHREKGDVLLLLSGTLDLIAACFQRHLKFDGARAAKLEHRDGKYTGRLEGIIPYGFGKLEALRELMRHHNVDANKTTLYANIFSDRYVMNAVERAVAVNPDRRLRAYAARRGWQVIDPVKR; encoded by the coding sequence ATGGTTGAACTGAAAAAAGCTGCAATTTTTGATCTTGATGGTACATTGATACGAAATGCAAGTGCAGAGGTGATCTTTTTTCGCCATTTGCTCTTTCACGGTGGTCTTTCACCCTTCAATCTTATCCAGATGCTGGCCGCTTTGTGGACTGCCCGTGGCAATTTTCATGCAATGACCAGAGAGAACAAGCGGTATCTGCGAAATAAAAATACCGACAAGCTTGAGACGGTGGCTCGTGAGTATTTCGAACCCCGTACCGACAACCTGGTATTCCCAGTGATGCATCGGGTGATTGAAGAGCATCGGGAAAAGGGCGACGTACTCCTTTTATTGAGTGGCACCCTTGATCTGATAGCCGCCTGTTTTCAACGGCATCTCAAGTTTGACGGGGCCAGGGCGGCAAAACTCGAACATAGAGATGGAAAATATACCGGTCGGCTCGAAGGTATTATTCCCTATGGATTCGGCAAGCTTGAAGCACTTCGTGAACTCATGCGCCATCACAATGTCGATGCAAATAAGACAACACTCTATGCAAATATTTTTTCCGACCGCTATGTCATGAACGCAGTTGAACGTGCTGTTGCCGTCAATCCCGACCGCCGGCTTCGGGCCTATGCCGCGCGCCGGGGATGGCAGGTTATTGATCCGGTTAAGAGGTGA
- a CDS encoding SDR family NAD(P)-dependent oxidoreductase, translating to MKSNVLIAGGAGFIGSHLCDYLLERGYRVRVLDNLEPQVHGGSQKPPSYLNPEVEFILGDIRDSRKVETALRGVDMVVHLAAAVGVGQSMYEIHKYMDTNTRGTSVLLEALMKHPVRKLVVASSMSIYGEGLYKSHTGHFVQGLERTKEQLQRADWNVYDESGDVLYPVATSEKKLPTLSSIYALSKYDQERMCLLFGNAYSVPVVAMRFFNVYGPRQALSNPYTGVLAIFASRLLNGKPPLIFEDGNQMRDFVNVRDIASACTLALENDSIQNEVFNIGSGRACSVQGIAESLAAVLDKEYIEPVITGKYRVGDIRHCYADIEKAQQKLGYAPAVTLDKGMVELSGWLQTQIAEDNAEMAAEQLAQRGLTV from the coding sequence ATGAAAAGTAATGTTCTTATTGCCGGTGGGGCCGGTTTTATCGGTTCCCATTTATGCGATTATCTTCTTGAACGCGGCTATCGAGTACGAGTGCTTGACAATCTTGAGCCGCAGGTGCACGGCGGTTCCCAAAAGCCGCCTTCCTATTTGAATCCGGAAGTCGAATTTATTCTTGGTGATATCCGGGACTCCAGAAAGGTAGAAACTGCCTTGCGAGGTGTTGATATGGTAGTCCATCTTGCCGCCGCAGTCGGCGTGGGGCAGAGTATGTATGAGATCCATAAATATATGGATACAAACACCCGGGGAACATCGGTACTGCTGGAGGCTCTGATGAAGCATCCGGTCCGGAAACTGGTGGTTGCATCGAGTATGAGCATTTATGGAGAAGGACTGTATAAATCTCACACGGGCCATTTCGTCCAGGGGCTTGAGCGGACAAAAGAGCAACTTCAACGGGCAGACTGGAATGTCTATGATGAAAGCGGAGACGTTCTTTATCCTGTTGCTACGTCTGAAAAGAAGCTGCCAACGCTCTCTTCTATCTATGCCCTGTCAAAATACGATCAGGAACGGATGTGTCTACTTTTCGGCAATGCCTATTCTGTCCCTGTTGTGGCGATGCGCTTTTTTAATGTATACGGACCCCGTCAAGCATTGTCGAATCCTTATACAGGTGTACTGGCAATTTTTGCTTCACGACTGCTTAATGGAAAACCGCCACTCATATTCGAGGACGGGAATCAGATGCGTGATTTTGTAAATGTCCGGGATATCGCTTCTGCATGCACACTGGCGCTCGAAAATGATTCAATTCAAAATGAGGTTTTCAATATAGGGAGCGGACGGGCCTGTTCGGTACAGGGGATCGCCGAAAGCCTGGCTGCCGTACTCGATAAAGAATATATCGAGCCGGTTATCACAGGAAAATACCGGGTTGGAGACATTCGACATTGTTATGCCGATATCGAAAAAGCACAGCAGAAACTCGGGTATGCTCCTGCGGTAACACTTGATAAGGGAATGGTTGAACTTTCAGGATGGCTTCAAACACAAATTGCCGAAGATAATGCGGAAATGGCTGCAGAACAACTTGCACAAAGGGGGCTGACTGTATGA
- a CDS encoding SDR family NAD(P)-dependent oxidoreductase, whose protein sequence is MTENATGTKALQLIDGDAASSRTSVGFPHIRNFGDREHAVLITGGAGFIGTNLAHSLLTRGKDVVIYDNFSRKGVKRNFEWLRERHGKKVSLCFDDIRDSEAIKVAMERVSQVYHFAAQVAVTSSLTDPLTDFEINLRGTLNVLEAVRSQENPPSIVFTSTNKVYGDLASLTITQNDSRYEPVDEQMKCTGIGSNQGLSFHSPYGCSKGGADQYVLDYAKSYGISSVVFRMSCIYGPHQMGTEDQGWVAHFILSVLLGKPITLYGDGMQVRDILYINDLVEALTIAQDNAASLAGQAFTIGGGQENAITLRTLLDIISSLNGNMPPIEYSEWRRGDQRYFVADTSAFREITGWNPRTGFNKGIELLYRWLVENNINAQNAYSQLSAQEGVVA, encoded by the coding sequence ATGACCGAAAATGCCACCGGTACAAAAGCTTTGCAATTAATAGATGGAGATGCTGCATCCAGTCGGACCAGTGTCGGTTTTCCCCACATTCGCAATTTCGGAGACCGTGAGCATGCCGTCCTTATAACCGGAGGCGCGGGCTTTATCGGAACTAATCTGGCTCATTCTCTTCTTACGAGGGGAAAGGATGTTGTCATTTATGATAATTTCTCCCGGAAGGGGGTGAAAAGGAATTTTGAATGGTTGAGAGAGCGACATGGTAAAAAAGTCTCATTATGTTTTGATGATATCCGGGATAGTGAAGCGATAAAGGTTGCGATGGAACGGGTGTCACAGGTTTATCATTTTGCCGCACAGGTGGCGGTTACGTCAAGTCTTACCGATCCTCTTACCGATTTCGAGATCAATCTCAGGGGCACGCTCAATGTTCTTGAAGCCGTGCGATCACAAGAAAATCCGCCTTCAATCGTTTTTACCTCGACAAATAAGGTGTATGGAGATCTTGCTTCTCTCACAATAACCCAAAATGACAGCCGCTATGAGCCTGTTGACGAACAGATGAAATGCACAGGAATCGGTTCGAATCAGGGATTGTCGTTTCATAGCCCCTACGGATGTTCCAAAGGCGGCGCAGACCAGTATGTTTTAGACTACGCGAAAAGCTACGGTATTTCAAGTGTGGTATTCCGAATGAGTTGTATCTACGGACCTCATCAGATGGGTACTGAAGACCAGGGGTGGGTGGCACATTTTATTCTTAGCGTACTTCTGGGAAAACCCATAACCCTGTATGGCGATGGCATGCAGGTTCGTGATATTCTTTATATTAACGATCTTGTTGAAGCATTAACGATAGCACAGGACAATGCTGCATCCCTTGCCGGGCAGGCATTTACAATAGGTGGTGGGCAGGAGAATGCAATTACTCTTCGTACTTTGCTCGATATCATTTCTTCTTTGAACGGAAATATGCCGCCGATAGAGTATTCCGAATGGCGGCGAGGCGATCAACGATATTTCGTTGCCGACACATCGGCATTCAGAGAAATCACCGGCTGGAATCCCCGGACCGGGTTTAACAAAGGGATAGAGCTGCTGTATCGGTGGCTGGTCGAAAATAACATCAATGCACAAAACGCTTACAGTCAATTGTCGGCACAGGAAGGAGTCGTAGCATGA
- a CDS encoding alcohol dehydrogenase catalytic domain-containing protein, which yields MKQGVASKKNNVKVEPAAFGIIGGRKTMAAAIFEAPQRVKVKAVPVPEVKEDQVRIKIEGCGLCGSNLPVWQGLPWLNYPFAPGAPGHEAWGYID from the coding sequence ATGAAACAAGGCGTAGCTTCAAAGAAGAATAATGTCAAGGTTGAGCCCGCTGCATTCGGGATAATCGGGGGACGGAAAACAATGGCTGCCGCTATTTTTGAAGCACCACAGCGTGTAAAAGTGAAAGCGGTACCGGTTCCTGAAGTGAAAGAGGACCAAGTTCGAATAAAAATAGAGGGCTGTGGTTTATGCGGATCAAACCTTCCGGTCTGGCAAGGCCTTCCCTGGCTCAACTACCCCTTTGCTCCCGGAGCACCGGGCCATGAAGCTTGGGGATATATCGATTAA
- a CDS encoding glycosyltransferase, whose protein sequence is MLKEKFNEGSFNPWVKKVLMSADAMGGVWTYVLELSRGLRDYGVEVIVATMGRRLSPQQRAVARKVTNLHVEEKSFKLEWMQEPWEDVRRAGMWLLELESMHSPDIVHLNGYAHGFLPFSAPVIVVAHSCVYSWFSAVKGDRPPKIWRRYYRNVKRGLNAAGYLVAPSRAMLQEVQRYYGPLSHNRYSVLYNGYSLPGKIESTQKEEIFVSAGRVWDEAKNMAFLDCISSKLKWPLYIAGDSIAPNGVSVTLGKSMYMGGISHGSVLDLLNRASVYVSAAFYEPFGLSALEAATCGCALVLPDIPSSREIWNNNALYASPNDPEKYCEILNMVAEKPGLRKEMARRAQVHAAGFSSSKMASDYMQLYSTMIANSDKFETFRDYGRGSEIKMGRLIA, encoded by the coding sequence ATGCTTAAAGAAAAATTTAATGAAGGATCATTCAACCCCTGGGTAAAGAAAGTACTCATGAGTGCCGATGCTATGGGCGGCGTGTGGACCTATGTACTCGAGCTTAGCCGGGGTCTCCGGGATTATGGTGTTGAGGTTATTGTAGCGACGATGGGGAGAAGACTGAGTCCTCAGCAACGGGCAGTTGCCCGGAAAGTGACTAATTTACATGTGGAGGAGAAAAGTTTCAAACTGGAATGGATGCAGGAGCCGTGGGAGGATGTCCGGCGCGCCGGCATGTGGCTTCTGGAGCTTGAGTCGATGCATTCTCCCGATATTGTACACCTTAACGGGTATGCTCACGGCTTTTTGCCTTTCAGCGCACCGGTGATTGTTGTTGCGCACAGCTGTGTTTATTCCTGGTTTTCTGCGGTGAAGGGGGATAGGCCTCCAAAGATATGGCGGCGATATTATCGCAATGTAAAACGGGGGCTGAATGCAGCCGGTTACCTTGTTGCACCAAGCCGGGCCATGCTCCAAGAAGTGCAAAGATATTATGGCCCCCTTTCCCATAACCGCTATTCGGTTTTGTATAACGGCTATTCGCTTCCCGGGAAAATCGAGTCGACACAGAAAGAAGAAATATTTGTTTCGGCCGGAAGGGTCTGGGATGAAGCCAAAAATATGGCATTTCTGGATTGCATATCTTCAAAACTGAAATGGCCACTTTATATCGCCGGCGATTCAATCGCTCCAAACGGTGTAAGTGTGACACTGGGAAAATCGATGTATATGGGAGGGATATCTCACGGAAGTGTTCTTGATCTTCTGAACCGGGCATCGGTATATGTATCGGCAGCATTCTACGAACCCTTCGGGTTAAGCGCGCTGGAGGCTGCAACGTGTGGGTGCGCTCTGGTACTGCCCGATATTCCAAGCAGCAGGGAAATATGGAACAATAATGCGCTCTATGCATCACCGAACGACCCGGAAAAATATTGTGAGATATTGAATATGGTAGCGGAGAAGCCCGGGCTTCGAAAAGAAATGGCGAGAAGAGCGCAGGTGCATGCGGCAGGATTTTCTTCATCAAAGATGGCGTCCGATTACATGCAGCTCTACTCCACTATGATAGCAAACAGCGATAAGTTCGAAACTTTCAGAGATTACGGGCGCGGCAGTGAAATAAAAATGGGGAGATTGATAGCGTGA